Proteins co-encoded in one Saccharomyces mikatae IFO 1815 strain IFO1815 genome assembly, chromosome: 14 genomic window:
- the RCF2 gene encoding Rcf2p (similar to Saccharomyces cerevisiae RCF2 (YNR018W); ancestral locus Anc_6.314), translated as MKILTQDEIEAHRSHTLKGGIEGALAGFAISAIIFKVLPRRYPKFQPSTLTWSIKTALWITPPTVLTAICAEEASNSFDATMYGSGSSSEDALDEHRRWRSLSTKEKFVEGLNNNKYKIITGAWAASLYGSWLIVNKDPIMTKAQKIVQARMYAQFITVGLLLASVGLSMYENKLHPNKQKVNEMRRWENALKVAEEEERREKEGRRTGYVSNEERISSKIFKS; from the coding sequence ATGAAGATTCTTACGCAAGACGAAATCGAAGCTCATCGCTCTCATACGCTTAAAGGTGGTATCGAAGGTGCCCTTGCCGGGTTCGCCATCTCTGCTATAATTTTCAAGGTTCTGCCAAGAAGGTATCCAAAGTTCCAGCCTTCTACTCTTACGTGGTCCATAAAAACTGCGCTTTGGATTACCCCACCTACCGTCTTGACCGCCATTTGCGCAGAGGAAGCCTCGAACAGTTTCGATGCTACCATGTACGGGTCTGGTTCATCCTCAGAAGACGCCCTAGACGAACATAGAAGATGGAGGAGTCTAAGTACGAAAGAGAAGTTCGTCGAAGGCCTGAATAATAACAAATACAAGATCATTACCGGTGCCTGGGCCGCATCGCTATATGGGTCGTGGCTAATTGTCAATAAGGACCCCATCATGACCAAGGCTCAGAAAATCGTGCAGGCAAGAATGTACGCTCAGTTCATCACCGTGGGACTGCTGTTGGCTTCCGTTGGTTTGAGTATGTATGAGAATAAGTTGCATCCTAATAAACAAAAGGTCAACGAAATGCGTCGTTGGGAGAACGCCCTAAAGGTCGCCGAAGAGGAAGAGAGGCGAGAGAAGGAAGGGAGGAGAACCGGCTATGTCTCTAATGAAGAGAGAATTAGTTCCAAGATTTTCAAATCGTAA
- the ATP23 gene encoding putative metalloprotease (similar to Saccharomyces cerevisiae ATP23 (YNR020C); ancestral locus Anc_6.318) yields the protein MGTGGNDTGFEWWRRTMQYKTGIGLTPEEKIRYEEDSKARALKLECLKCYEYRDWMLKYSPTVRFMVQAITKLNKGRDDKFDDSKIICDYCPDWKGGGFHPELGILLCQNRLRDKWHLEDTLSHELVHYFDDLKWQIDWLNLKHHACSEIRASSLSGECRFWEELKRRGFSTGFHVARGHQDCVRRRAIISVSGNPKCNSKEHAAKIVDEVWDSCFADTRPFDEIYR from the coding sequence atggGTACTGGCGGGAATGATACCGGGTTTGAGTGGTGGAGACGGACCATGCAGTACAAAACTGGTATAGGGTTGACGCCAGAGGAGAAAATCCGATACGAGGAAGATTCTAAAGCTCGGGCGCTGAAACTGGAATGCCTCAAGTGCTATGAATATCGAGATTGGATGCTTAAGTACTCCCCTACGGTTCGTTTTATGGTACAGGCTATAACGAAGCTGAATAAGGGTAGGGATGATAAATTTGACGATTCGAAGATTATTTGCGATTACTGTCCCGATTGGAAGGGTGGTGGCTTCCATCCTGAATTAGGAATTCTATTGTGTCAAAACAGGTTACGTGACAAATGGCACTTAGAGGACACACTATCACACGAGCTGGTTCATTATTTCGATGATTTAAAATGGCAAATAGATTGGCTAAATCTGAAACATCATGCTTGTTCAGAGATCAGAGCCTCTTCATTGAGTGGGGAATGCAGATTTTGGGAAGAGCTCAAAAGAAGGGGGTTCAGCACAGGATTCCATGTGGCAAGAGGTCACCAAGACTGTGTAAGAAGGAGAGCTATAATTAGTGTCTCAGGAAATCCCAAGTGTAATAGCAAGGAACATGCTGCAAAAATCGTGGATGAAGTTTGGGATAGTTGTTTCGCTGACACAAGGCCGTTTGATGAGATTTACAGATGA
- the ARE2 gene encoding sterol acyltransferase (similar to Saccharomyces cerevisiae ARE1 (YCR048W) and ARE2 (YNR019W); ancestral locus Anc_6.317), with product MGKKKDLLENEQFLRIQKLNAADAGKRQSITVDNEDELYGLGSASSSSTNEHTTTTITQNHSVVASNGDVAFIPGTATEDTTDTVTQEVIETDDHMFKTHVKTLSSKEKARYRQGSSNFISYFDDMSFEHRPSILDGSVNEPFKANFVGPTLEKEIRRREKELMAMRRNLHHRKSSPDAANPAGENGGAASTGATAETVVTVETTILSSNFSGLYVAFWMAIAFGAVKALIDYYYQHNGSFKDSEILKFMTTNLFTVASVDLIMYLSTYFVVGIQYLCKWGVLKWGSTGWVFTSIYEFLFVIFYMYLTENILKLHWLSKIFLFLHSLVLLMKMHSFAFYNGYLWGIKEELQFSKKALAKYKDSINDPEVIGALEKSCEFCSFELNSQSLSDQKQGFPNNISMSNFFWFTMFPTLIYQIEYPRTKEIRWSYVLEKFCAIFGTIFLMMIDAQILMYPVAMRALAVRESAWTGILDRLLKWIGLLVDIVPGFIVMYILDFYLIWDAILNCVAELTRFGDRYFYGDWWNCVSWADFSRIWNIPVHKFLLRHVYHSSMSSFKLNKSQATLMTFFLSSVVHELAMYVIFKKLRFYLFFFQMLQMPLVALTNTKFMRNRTIIGNVIFWLGICMGPSVMCTLYLTF from the coding sequence ATgggcaagaaaaaagatctACTGGAGAACGAACAGTTTCTTCGCATCCAAAAACTCAATGCCGCTGATGCCGGCAAAAGACAATCCATAACAGTCGACAACGAAGACGAACTATATGGGTTAGGCTCTGCCAGTAGCTCATCTACGAATGAGCATACAACTACCACGATTACACAGAACCACAGTGTCGTGGCTTCAAACGGGGACGTCGCATTCATTCCAGGAACCGCTACCGAAGATACCACCGATACTGTGACTCAAGAAGTAATTGAAACCGACGATCACATGTTCAAGACCCATGTGAAGACCTTGAGCTCCAAGGAAAAGGCACGGTATAGGCAAGGATCATCCAATTTTATATCGTACTTTGATGATATGTCATTTGAACACAGACCTAGTATATTAGATGGGTCAGTCAACGAACCTTTTAAGGCTAATTTCGTGGGTCCCACTTTGGAAAAGGAGatcagaagaagagaaaaagaacttaTGGCCATGCGTAGAAACCTACACCATCGCAAATCTTCTCCGGATGCTGCCAATCCAGCAGGGGAAAATGGTGGTGCTGCCTCAACTGGCGCCACGGCCGAAACAGTTGTCACCGTTGAAACTACCATACTTTCTTCCAATTTCTCCGGGTTGTACGTGGCATTTTGGATGGCAATTGCATTTGGTGCTGTCAAGGCCTTGATAGACTATTATTACCAACACAACGGTAGCTTTAAGGATTCGGAGATCTTAAAGTTCATGACGACAAATTTGTTCACTGTAGCCTCTGTGGATCTTATAATGTACTTGAGTACTTATTTCGTTGTTGGAATACAGTACCTATGTAAGTGGGGGGTCCTGAAGTGGGGTTCCACTGGGTGGGTGTTCACTTCGATTTACgaatttttgtttgttattttctACATGTACTTGACAGAAAACATCCTAAAACTACATTGGCTATCCAAgatcttcctctttttgcattctttggtattgttgatgaaaatgcATTCTTTCGCTTTCTATAATGGCTATCTATGGGGTATAAAGGAAGAACTacaattttccaaaaaggCTCTTGCCAAATACAAGGACTCCATAAATGATCCTGAAGTTATTGGTGCTCTAGAAAAGAGTTGCGAATTCTGTAGTTTTGAACTAAACTCGCAGTCGTTAAGCGACCAAAAACAAGGATTTCCCAACAATATCAGTATgagcaattttttttggtttacCATGTTCCCTACCTTAATCTATCAAATCGAATATCCAAGGACTAAAGAAATTAGATGGAGCTATGTGTTGGAAAAATTCTGCGCAATCTTCGGTACCATTTTCTTAATGATGATAGATGCTCAAATCTTGATGTACCCTGTCGCAATGAGAGCACTGGCTGTGCGCGAGTCTGCATGGACCGGCATATTGGACAGATTATTGAAATGGATTGGATTACTCGTTGATATTGTACCAGGATTTATTGTAATGTACATCCTAGATTTCTATTTGATTTGGGATGCCATTTTGAACTGTGTAGCAGAATTGACAAGATTCGGCGACAGGTATTTTTACGGTGATTGGTGGAATTGTGTTAGTTGGGCAGATTTCAGTAGAATTTGGAACATCCCAGTGCATAAGTTTTTATTGAGGCATGTTTACCATAGTTCAATGAGTTCATTTAAGTTGAATAAGAGTCAAGCAACATTGATGACCTTTTTCCTAAGTTCTGTCGTTCACGAGCTGGCTATGTACGTCATCTTCAAGAAGTTGAGATTCtacttgttcttcttccaaatgCTGCAAATGCCACTGGTAGCTTTAACAAACACTAAATTCATGAGAAATAGAACCATAATCGGAAATGTTATTTTCTGGCTTGGTATATGTATGGGACCAAGTGTCATGTGCACATTGTACTTGACATTCTAA
- the ACC1 gene encoding acetyl-CoA carboxylase ACC1 (similar to Saccharomyces cerevisiae HFA1 (YMR207C) and ACC1 (YNR016C); ancestral locus Anc_6.311) encodes MSEESLFESSPQKMEYEITNYSARHTELPFHFFGLNTVDNLEESPLRDFVKSHGGHTVISKILIANNGIAAVKEIRSVRKWAYETFGDDRTVQFVAMATPEDLEANAEYIRMADQYIEVPGGTNNNNYANVDLIVDIAERADVDAVWAGWGHASENPLLPEKLAQSKRKVIFIGPPGNAMRSLGDKISSTIVAQSAKVPCIPWSGTGVDTVHVDEKTGLVSVDDDIYQKGCCTSPEDGLQKAKRIGFPVMIKASEGGGGKGIRQVEREEDFIALYHQAANEIPGSPIFIMKLAGRARHLEVQLLADQYGTNISLFGRDCSVQRRHQKIIEEAPVTIAKAETFHEMEKAAVRLGKLVGYVSAGTVEYLYSHDDGKFYFLELNPRLQVEHPTTEMVSGVNLPAAQLQIAMGIPMHRISDIRTLYGMNPHSASEIDFEFKTQDATKKQRRPIPKGHCTACRITSEDPNDGFKPSGGTLHELNFRSSSNVWGYFSVGNNGNIHSFSDSQFGHIFAFGENRQASRKHMVVALKELSIRGDFRTTVEYLIKLLETEDFEDNTITTGWLDDLITHKMTAEKPNPTLAVICGAATKAFLASEEARHKYIESLQKGQVLSKDLLQTMFPVDFIHEGKRFKFTVAKSGNDRYTLFINGSKCDIILRQLSDGGLLIAIGGKSHTIYWKEEVAATRLSVDSMTTLLEVENDPTQLRTPSPGKLVKFLVENGEHIIKGQPYAEIEVMKMQMPLVSQENGIVQLLKQPGSTIVAGDIMAILTLDDPSKVKHALPFEGMLPDFGSPVIEGTKPAYKFKSLVSTLENILKGYDNQVIMNASLQQLIEVLRNPKLPYSEWKLHISALHSRLPAKLDEQMEELVARSLRRGAVFPARQLSKLIDMAVKNTEYNPDKLLNAVVEPLADIAHKYSNGLEAHEHSIFVHFLEEYYEVEKLFNGPNVREENIILKLRDENPKDLDKVALTVLSHSKVSAKNNLILAILKHYQPLCKLSSKVSAIFSTPLQHIVELESKATAKVALQAREILIQGALPSVKERTEQIEHILKSSVVKVSYGSSNPKRSEPDLNILKDLIDSNYVVFDVLLQFLTHQDPVVTAAAAQVYIRRAYRAYTIGDIRVHEGVTVPIVEWKFQLPSAAFSTFPTVKSKMGMNRAVSVSDLSYVANSQSSPLREGILMAVDHLDDVDEILSQSLEVIPRHQASSSGPAPDRSGSSASLSNVANVCVASTEGFESEEEILVRLREILDLNKQELINAAIRRITFMFGFKDGSYPKYYTFNGPNYNENETIRHIEPALAFQLELGRLSNFNIKPIFTDNRNIHVYEAVSKTSPLDKRFFTRGIIRTGHIRDDISIQEYLTSEANRLMSDILDNLEVTDTSNSDLNHIFINFIAVFDISPEDVEAAFGGFLERFGKRLLRLRVSSAEIRIIIKDPQTGAPVPLRALINNVSGYVIKTEMYTEVKNAKGEWVFKSLGKPGSMHLRPIATPYAVKEWLQPKRYKAHLMGTTYVYDFPELFRQASSSQWKNFSSDVKLTDDFFISNELIEDENGELTEVEREPGANAIGMVAFKITVKTPEYPRGRQFVVVANDITFKIGSFGPQEDEFFNKVTEYARKRGIPRIYLAANSGARIGMAEEIVPLFQVAWNDASNPDKGFQYLYLTSEGMETLKKFDKENSVLTERTIINGEERFVIKTIIGSEDGLGVECLRGSGLIAGATSRAYHDIFTITLVTCRSVGIGAYLVRLGQRAIQVEGQPIILTGAPAINKMLGREVYTSNLQLGGTQIMYNNGVSHLTAVDDLAGVEKIVEWMSYVPAKRNMPVPILETKDTWDRPVDFTPTTDESYDVRWLIEGRETESGFEHGLFDKGSFFETLSGWAKGVVVGRARLGGIPLGVIGVETRTVENLIPADPANPNSAETLIQEPGQVWHPNSAFKTAQAINDFNNGEQLPMMILANWRGFSGGQRDMFNEVLKYGSFIVDALVDYKQPIIIYIPPTGELRGGSWVVVDPTINADQMEMYADVNSRAGVLEPQGMVGIKFRREKLLDTMNRLDDKYRELRSQLANKSLAPEAHQQISKQLADRERELLPIYGQISLQFADLHDRSSRMVAKGVISKELEWTEARRFFFWRLRRRLNEEYLIKRLTHQVSEASRLEKIARIRSWYPASVDHEDDRQVATWIEENYKTLDDKLKGLKLESFAQDLAKKIRSDHDNAIDGLSEVIKMLSTDDKEKLLKNLK; translated from the coding sequence ATGAGCGAAGAAAGCTTATTCGAATCGTCTCCACAGAAGATGGAGTACGAAATCACAAATTACTCAGCCAGACATACAGAACTTCCATTCCATTTCTTTGGTCTTAATACAGTAGATAACCTAGAGGAGTCTCCGTTGAGGGACTTTGTTAAGAGCCACGGTGGTCATACGGTCATATCCAAGATCCTGATAGCGAACAACGGTATTGCCGCCGTTAAAGAGATTAGATCAGTTAGAAAATGGGCATACGAGACGTTCGGCGATGATAGAACAGTTCAGTTCGTCGCCATGGCTACCCCGGAAGATCTGGAAGCCAATGCAGAATACATCCGTATGGCCGACCAATACATTGAAGTCCCAGGTGGTactaataacaataactaCGCCAATGTAGACCTAATTGTAGATATCGCAGAAAGAGCAGACGTAGACGCCGTATGGGCTGGTTGGGGTCACGCCTCTGAGAATCCGCTGTTGCCCGAAAAATTGGCCCAGTCTAAGAGGAAAGTCATCTTTATTGGGCCTCCAGGTAATGCCATGAGGTCTCTTGGTGACAAGATCTCCTCCACTATTGTCGCTCAAAGTGCAAAAGTTCCATGTATTCCATGGTCAGGTACCGGTGTAGACACGGTTCATGTGGACGAGAAAACTGGTCTGGTCTCTGTGGACGATGACATCTACCAAAAGGGTTGTTGTACCTCTCCTGAAGATGGTCTGCAAAAGGCTAAGCGTATCGGCTTCCCCGTTATGATCAAGGCATCGGAAGGTGGTGGTGGTAAGGGTATCAGACAAGTTGAACGTGAAGAAGATTTTATTGCTTTATACCACCAGGCAGCAAACGAAATTCCAGGTTCCCCTATTTTCATCATGAAGTTGGCTGGTAGAGCGCGCCACTTAGAAGTTCAATTGCTAGCAGATCAGTACGGTACTAATATTTCCTTGTTCGGCAGAGATTGTTCCGTGCAGAGACgtcatcaaaaaattatcGAAGAAGCCCCAGTTACGATTGCCAAGGCAGAAACTTTTCACGAAATGGAGAAGGCCGCTGTTAGACTGGGTAAACTAGTCGGGTATGTCTCTGCTGGTACCGTGGAGTATTTGTACTCTCATGACGATGGgaaattttactttttagAATTAAACCCAAGATTACAAGTTGAGCATCCAACAACGGAAATGGTTTCCGGTGTTAACTTGCCTGCAGCCCAGTTACAAATCGCCATGGGTATTCCTATGCATAGAATAAGTGATATAAGAACTCTTTACGGTATGAATCCACATTCTGCCTCAGAAATCGATTTTGAGTTCAAGACTCAAGATGCCACcaagaaacaaagaagacCCATTCCAAAGGGTCATTGTACCGCTTGTCGTATCACATCAGAAGATCCAAACGATGGATTCAAACCATCCGGTGGTACTTTGCATGAATTAAACTTccgttcttcttctaatgTTTGGGGTTATTTCTCCGTGGGTAACAATGGTAATATTCATTCCTTTTCAGACTCTCAATTCGGTCATATTTTTGCATTTGGTGAAAATAGACAAGCATCCAGGAAACATATGGTTGTTGCCCTAAAGGAATTATCCATTAGAGGTGATTTCAGAACCACTGTGGAATACTTGATCAAGCTTTTGGAAACCGAAGATTTTGAGGATAATACTATTACCACCGGTTGGTTGGATGATTTAATCACCCATAAAATGACTGCTGAGAAACCAAATCCAACTTTGGCCGTAATTTGTGGTGCCGCTACAAAGGCTTTCTTGGCATCCGAAGAAGCCCGTCACAAGTACATCGAGTCCTTGCAAAAGGGACAAGTTCTATCTAAGGATCTGCTTCAAACCATGTTCCCTGTAGACTTTATTCATGAAGGTAAACGATTCAAGTTTACCGTAGCTAAATCCGGTAATGACCGTTACACTTTATTTATAAATGGTTCCAAATGTGATATCATATTACGTCAACTGTCTGATGGTGGTCTTTTGATCGCCATAGGCGGAAAATCACATaccatttattggaaaGAGGAAGTCGCTGCTACAAGATTATCTGTTGACTCCATGACCACCTTGTTAGAAGTGGAAAATGACCCAACTCAATTGCGCACTCCATCCCCAGGTAAATTAGTGAAATTCTTGGTGGAAAATGGTGAACACATTATCAAGGGCCAGCCATATGCCGAAATAGAAGTTATGAAAATGCAAATGCCTTTGGTTTCTCAAGAAAATGGTATTGTTCAGCTATTGAAGCAACCTGGGTCTACTATTGTTGCGGGTGACATCATGGCCATTTTAACTCTTGATGATCCATCCAAGGTTAAGCACGCTCTACCATTTGAAGGTATGTTACCAGACTTTGGTTCTCCAGTTATCGAAGGTACCAAACCAGCTTATAAATTCAAGTCACTAGTGTCTACCTTGGAAAACATCTTAAAGGGTTATGACAACCAAGTTATTATGAACGCCTCTTTGCAACAATTGATTGAAGTCTTGAGAAATCCTAAATTGCCATATTCAGAATGGAAACTACACATCTCTGCTTTGCATTCAAGATTACCTGCTAAGCTAGATGAGCAAATGGAAGAGTTAGTTGCACGTTCCTTGAGACGTGGTGCTGTTTTCCCAGCTAGACAGTTGAGTAAGTTGATTGATATGGCAGTGAAGAACACTGAGTATAACCCCGATAAATTGTTGAATGCTGTTGTGGAACCATTGGCTGATATTGCTCACAAATACTCTAATGGGTTAGAAGCTCATGAACATTCTATATTTGTCCATTTCTTAGAAGAATATTACGAAGTcgaaaaacttttcaatggtCCAAACGTTcgtgaagaaaatatcatcTTGAAATTACGTGACGAAAATCCAAAAGATTTAGATAAGGTTGCCCTGACCGTTTTATCTCATTCGAAAGTTTCAGCCAAGAATAACTTGATCTTAGCCATCTTAAAACATTATCAGCCATTGTGCAAATTATCTTCCAAAGTTTCAGCCATCTTTTCTACTCCTTTGCAACATATTGTCGAACTAGAATCTAAGGCTACCGCTAAGGTCGCTCTGCAAGCAAGAGAGATCTTGATTCAAGGTGCTTTGCCATCTGTTAAGGAAAGAACTGAGCAAATTGAACACATCCTGAAATCCTCTGTTGTCAAAGTTTCATATGGTTCATCCAATCCAAAGCGTTCTGAACCagatttgaatattttgaaggatTTGATCGATTCTAACTACGTTGTGTTCGATGTCTTACTTCAATTCCTAACTCATCAAGATCCAGTTGTcactgctgctgctgctcAAGTCTATATTCGTCGTGCTTATCGTGCATACACTATAGGTGATATTAGAGTACACGAAGGTGTCACAGTTCCAATTGTTGAATGGAAATTCCAATTGCCTTCCGCTGCATTCTCCACCTTTCCAACTGTTAAAAGTAAAATGGGTATGAATAGAGCTGTTTCTGTTTCGGACTTATCATACGTTGCCAACAGTCAGTCATCTCCTTTAAGAGAAGGTATATTGATGGCTGTTGACCACTTAGACGAtgttgatgaaattttatCACAGAGTTTGGAAGTCATCCCTCGTCACCAAGCTTCTTCTAGCGGACCTGCTCCTGATCGTTCCGGTAGTTCAGCATCATTGAGTAATGTTGCTAATGTTTGTGTTGCCTCTACAGAAGGTTTTGAATCCGAAGAGGAAATTTTGGTAAGATTGAGAGAAATTTTAGATTTGAATAAGCAAGAATTAATCAATGCCGCCATTCGTCGTATCACATTCATGTTTGGTTTCAAAGATGGGTCTTATCCAAAGTATTATACTTTCAACGGTCCAAATTAcaacgaaaatgaaacgATTCGTCATATCGAGCCAGCCTTGGCTTTCCAACTGGAATTAGGAAGATTATCCAATTTCAACATTAAGCCAATCTTCACTGATAATAGAAACATTCATGTCTATGAAGCCGTCAGTAAGACTTCTCCATTAGATAAGAGATTCTTTACCAGAGGTATTATTAGAACAGGACATATTCGTGATGACATTTCTATTCAAGAATATTTAACTTCCGAAGCTAATAGATTGATGAGTGATATTTTGGATAACTTGGAGGTCACTGACACTTCAAACTCTGACTTGAATcatatttttatcaactTCATTGCTGTATTTGATATCTCTCCAGAAGATGTCGAGGCCGCCTTTGGTGGTTTCCTGGAAAGATTCGGTAAGAGATTACTGAGATTGCGTGTGTCTTCTGCTGAAATTAGaattattataaaagacCCACAGACAGGTGCCCCAGTGCCATTGCGTGCTTTGATCAATAACGTTTCTGGTTATGTCATCAAGACCGAAATGTACACTGAAGTAAAGAATGCAAAGGGTGAATGGGTATTTAAATCCTTGGGTAAACCTGGATCTATGCACTTGAGACCTATCGCTACTCCTTATGCAGTAAAGGAATGGTTACAACCAAAACGTTACAAGGCACATTTGATGGGTACTACATATGTCTATGATTTCCCAGAATTATTCCGTCAAGCTTCTTCATCccaatggaaaaatttttcctcAGATGTGAAGTTAACTgatgatttcttcatttccaACGAATTgattgaagatgaaaatggtGAATTGACTGAAGTAGAAAGAGAACCTGGTGCTAATGCTATTGGTATGGTTGCCTTTAAGATTACAGTAAAGACTCCCGAATATCCAAGAGGTCGTCaatttgttgttgttgctaaTGATATCACATTTAAGATTGGTTCCTTTGGTCCACAAGAAGAcgaattcttcaataaagtcACCGAATATGCTAGAAAACGTGGTATTCCAAGAATTTACTTAGCAGCTAACTCTGGTGCTAGAATCGGTATGGCTGAAGAAATCGTTCCTCTTTTCCAAGTTGCATGGAATGATGCTAGTAATCCTGACAAGGGTTTCCAATACCTATACTTAACAAGTGAAGGTATggaaactttgaagaaatttgacAAGGAAAACTCTGTTCTTACTGAACGTACTATTATAAATGGTGAAGAAAGATTTGTCATCAAGACTATCATTGGTTCCGAAGATGGTTTAGGTGTTGAATGTTTGCGTGGTTCTGGTTTGATTGCAGGTGCTACATCTAGGGCTTACCACGATATTTTTACTATTACCTTGGTCACTTGTAGATCTGTTGGTATTGGTGCTTATTTGGTTCGTTTGGGTCAAAGAGCCATTCAAGTCGAAGGTCAACCTATTATTTTAACTGGTGCTCCAGCCATTAACAAAATGTTAGGTAGAGAAGTCTATACTTCCAACTTGCAATTGGGTGGCACTCAGATCATGTATAACAATGGTGTTTCACATTTGACTGCTGTTGATGATTTGGCCGGTGTAgagaaaattgttgaatGGATGTCTTATGTTCCAGCCAAGCGCAACATGCCAGTTCCAATCTTGGAAACCAAAGATACATGGGATAGGCCAGTGGATTTCACTCCAACAACTGATGAAAGCTACGATGTAAGATGGTTGATTGAAGGTCGTGAGACTGAAAGTGGTTTTGAACATGGTCTATTCGACAAAGGATCCTTCTTTGAGACCTTGTCAGGATGGGCTAAGGGTGTTGTTGTTGGCAGAGCCCGTTTGGGTGGTATCCCACTAGGTGTTATCGGTGTTGAAACTAGAACTGTGGAAAATTTGATTCCTGCTGATCCAGCCAATCCAAACAGTGCAGAAACATTAATTCAAGAACCTGGTCAAGTTTGGCATCCAAATTCCGCTTTCAAGACCGCTCAAGCTATTAATGATTTCAACAATGGTGAACAATTACCAATGATGATCTTGGCCAATTGGAGAGGTTTCTCTGGTGGACAACGTGATATGTTCAACGAAGTCTTGAAGTATGGTTCATTCATTGTGGACGCATTGGTGGATTACAAGCAACCAATTATAATCTATATCCCACCTACCGGTGAACTAAGAGGTGGTTCGTGGGTTGTTGTTGATCCAACTATTAACGCTGATCAAATGGAAATGTACGCTGATGTGAACTCTAGAGCAGGTGTTTTAGAACCACAAGGTATGGTTGGTATCAAGTTCCGTAGGGAAAAATTATTGGATACCATGAATAGATTGGATGATAAATACAGAGAATTAAGGTCTCAATTGGCTAACAAGAGTTTGGCTCCCGAAGCACATCAACAAATATCTAAGCAATTAGCAGATCGTGAAAGAGAATTATTGCCAATTTACGGACAAATCAGTCTTCAATTTGCTGACTTGCATGATAGGTCATCACGTATGGTAGCCAAGGGTGTTATCTCTAAGGAACTTGAATGGACCGAAGCACGtcgtttcttcttctggagATTGAGAAGAAGGttaaatgaagaatatcTAATCAAAAGGTTGACTCATCAAGTAAGTGAAGCATCGAgattagaaaaaattgcaaGGATTAGATCATGGTACCCAGCTTCAGTAGATCATGAAGATGATAGACAAGTCGCCACATGGATTGAAGAAAACTACAAGACTTTAGATGATAAATTAAAGGGCTTGAAATTGGAGTCTTTCGCTCAAGACTTAGCTAAGAAGATCAGAAGCGATCACGATAATGCGATTGATGGGTTATCTGAAGTTATCAAGATGCTATCGACcgatgataaagaaaaactgttgaaaaatttaaagtAA
- the TIM23 gene encoding protein transporter TIM23 (similar to Saccharomyces cerevisiae TIM23 (YNR017W); ancestral locus Anc_6.312) gives MSWLFGNSTPADDANAAAGGQGTTKPKELSLKQSLGFEPNINNIISGPGGMHVDTARLHPLAGLDKGVEYLDLEEEQLSSLEGSQGLIPSRGWTDDLCYGTGAVYLLGLGIGGFSGMMQGLQNIPPNSPGKLQLNTVLNHITKRGPFLGNNAGILALSYNIVNSTIDALRGKHDTAGSIGAGALTGALFKSSKGLKPMGYSSAMVAAACAVWCGVKKRLLDK, from the coding sequence ATGTCGTGGCTATTTGGAAACAGTACGCCTGCGGACGATGCAAACGCTGCTGCAGGTGGCCAAGGTACAACCAAGCCTAAGGAACTGTCATTGAAGCAGAGTTTAGGCTTCGAGCCCAACATCAATAACATAATATCAGGTCCTGGTGGCATGCATGTGGATACCGCTAGGCTGCATCCTTTGGCTGGTCTGGACAAGGGTGTAGAATATCTGGATctggaagaagaacaacTATCCTCACTAGAAGGGTCACAAGGTCTCATCCCGTCCCGAGGATGGACCGATGATCTGTGTTACGGTACCGGTGCCGTATACCTGCTGGGACTTGGTATCGGAGGGTTTTCTGGGATGATGCAAGGTTTGCAGAACATCCCGCCTAACAGCCCTGGGAAACTGCAACTGAACACCGTACTAAATCACATTACTAAGAGAGGACCCTTCTTGGGTAACAACGCGGGGATCCTCGCGCTGAGCTACAATATCGTCAATTCCACGATCGACGCATTGAGAGGTAAGCACGACACTGCAGGCTCCATTGGTGCTGGAGCCCTCACGGGCGCTTTGTTCAAGTCCTCAAAGGGCTTGAAGCCCATGGGCTACTCCTCAGCAATGGTGGCTGCTGCGTGCGCCGTCTGGTGTGGTGTCAAGAAAAGACTACTTGATAAATGA